The following proteins come from a genomic window of Fontisubflavum oceani:
- a CDS encoding 3-hydroxyacyl-CoA dehydrogenase NAD-binding domain-containing protein, with protein MTIQSPDPLLRSATDDAGIRTLTIDVSDRPMNVLSPPLRLELIAAMDAALEDDTVTGIILASDRPEFIAGADLSALSEMRGKPAAEVRAFSDGFRAMLRRMELGGKPIVAAINGTALGGGFELCLACHHRIAADVEGAVIGLPEASLGLLPGAGGTQRLGRMIGIAKALPLVLNGSRLSPGAAYEAGLVDDLVPLDGLIAAAKAWISANPTPQKPWDQRGFSIPGGGPEVPQNHRLFIETAGKAQAETGPNDATASAILSCFFEGLRVPFDTGLEIEARQFSGLARGDVAQNRIRSFFSMTAARKAATRPADIPRFAPQKIGILGAGLMGSGLAEVAARKGLSVVLLDRDVEAARAGYQAAAKSMEKSVTRGKLTSEAASAALGRIDPVSDMAALSGCDAIIEAVYEDRGVKAEVTRAALAATGPDVLFASNTSKLPITGLAEASPAPDRFIGMHFFSPVPRMALVEIILGDATGAAAHAQALDLAKTLGKIPIVIRDGRGFFTSRVFSTYMNEGLAMLCEGVAPALIENSGRQAGYPLGPLAMADEISQETMLRIRSQERDDLGADWVEGPDFAVVSQFVEMGRIGRRAKAGFYDYPEEGPRHLWAGLADLYPVTADQPDPKALRQRFLHIQATEAARAWDEGVIDDPRMADVGSQLGWSHPSWTGGVMSYIDQEGGVAAFVAEGERLAKLYGPRFTPPPRLVALAAEGKSLYG; from the coding sequence ATGACCATACAGAGCCCTGATCCGTTATTGCGCAGCGCAACCGATGATGCCGGCATTCGCACGCTGACCATAGATGTCTCCGACCGGCCGATGAATGTCTTGAGCCCGCCTTTGCGCCTCGAATTGATCGCCGCGATGGACGCAGCGCTCGAAGATGACACCGTGACCGGGATCATCCTGGCGTCGGATCGGCCGGAATTCATCGCGGGCGCTGATCTCAGTGCCTTGTCTGAGATGCGCGGGAAACCGGCCGCTGAGGTACGGGCATTTTCCGATGGGTTCCGCGCGATGCTGCGGCGGATGGAATTGGGCGGCAAGCCGATTGTCGCGGCGATCAACGGCACCGCGCTTGGCGGCGGGTTTGAGCTTTGCCTGGCTTGCCATCACCGGATCGCGGCGGATGTCGAGGGCGCGGTGATCGGTCTGCCCGAGGCGTCGTTGGGTCTGCTCCCGGGCGCGGGTGGGACGCAGCGTTTGGGGCGGATGATCGGCATTGCAAAGGCTTTGCCCCTGGTGCTGAACGGCAGCCGCCTGTCCCCTGGTGCTGCCTATGAGGCCGGGCTGGTCGATGATCTTGTGCCGCTCGACGGCTTGATCGCGGCGGCCAAAGCCTGGATCAGCGCCAATCCCACGCCGCAAAAGCCATGGGACCAACGCGGGTTTTCCATTCCCGGCGGCGGCCCCGAAGTGCCGCAAAATCATCGCTTGTTCATCGAGACGGCGGGCAAAGCCCAGGCCGAGACTGGCCCGAACGATGCGACCGCAAGTGCAATCTTATCCTGCTTCTTTGAAGGCTTGCGCGTCCCCTTCGACACTGGGCTCGAGATCGAGGCGCGACAGTTCTCCGGCTTGGCGCGGGGCGATGTGGCACAAAACCGGATCCGCTCGTTTTTCTCGATGACGGCGGCACGTAAGGCGGCAACCCGTCCCGCCGATATCCCCCGGTTCGCACCCCAAAAGATCGGCATTTTGGGCGCGGGCTTGATGGGCAGCGGCTTGGCCGAGGTTGCCGCGCGCAAAGGCCTCTCGGTTGTGCTGCTCGACCGCGATGTCGAGGCGGCCCGCGCCGGGTATCAGGCCGCCGCCAAGTCGATGGAGAAATCCGTGACACGCGGCAAGCTGACATCCGAGGCCGCCAGCGCGGCGCTTGGCCGGATCGACCCGGTCAGCGATATGGCCGCGCTTTCGGGCTGCGACGCGATTATCGAGGCCGTCTATGAAGATCGGGGCGTCAAGGCCGAAGTCACCCGTGCAGCGCTCGCCGCCACAGGCCCGGATGTGCTCTTTGCCAGCAACACCTCCAAACTGCCGATCACTGGGCTGGCCGAGGCCTCCCCCGCGCCGGACCGCTTTATCGGTATGCATTTCTTCAGCCCGGTGCCGCGCATGGCGCTCGTTGAGATTATCTTGGGGGATGCCACTGGTGCCGCGGCCCATGCCCAGGCTTTGGACCTGGCCAAGACGCTTGGCAAAATCCCGATCGTCATCCGCGATGGACGCGGTTTTTTCACCTCACGCGTCTTCTCGACCTATATGAACGAAGGCCTTGCGATGCTGTGCGAGGGCGTTGCGCCCGCGCTGATCGAAAACTCGGGGCGTCAGGCGGGCTATCCGCTTGGCCCCTTGGCGATGGCCGATGAGATTAGCCAAGAAACCATGCTCCGCATCCGCAGCCAAGAACGCGACGATCTGGGCGCGGACTGGGTCGAAGGCCCGGACTTCGCCGTGGTATCGCAATTTGTCGAGATGGGCCGGATCGGCCGCCGCGCGAAAGCCGGGTTTTATGACTACCCCGAGGAGGGCCCGCGCCATCTTTGGGCGGGTCTGGCCGATCTGTATCCTGTCACCGCCGATCAACCCGACCCAAAAGCGCTCCGGCAGCGGTTCTTGCACATCCAAGCAACCGAAGCGGCGCGGGCCTGGGATGAAGGCGTGATCGACGATCCGCGCATGGCCGATGTGGGCTCGCAATTGGGGTGGAGCCATCCGTCCTGGACCGGCGGCGTGATGTCTTACATCGATCAAGAGGGCGGTGTTGCGGCATTTGTCGCCGAGGGCGAGCGCTTGGCCAAACTGTACGGGCCGCGCTTCACCCCGCCGCCGCGCCTTGTGGCCTTAGCCGCCGAGGGCAAATCGCTTTATGGCTGA